The following proteins are encoded in a genomic region of Mycobacterium kiyosense:
- a CDS encoding membrane protein: MTVTVAYALAGLIAGGIIFIGARFIVAPGAAAAGYGVQPDLGRRSARAYLSVKGVRDIASGVVVLILMAAGATQLLGCVVLAATIIPIADAIIVLGNGGRKSIALGIHGLTAAVMLLTSALLLMT, encoded by the coding sequence ATGACCGTTACCGTGGCCTATGCCCTCGCCGGACTGATTGCCGGCGGCATCATCTTCATCGGTGCACGATTCATCGTCGCGCCGGGGGCCGCCGCCGCCGGCTACGGTGTGCAACCAGATCTCGGCCGGCGATCGGCCAGGGCCTACCTGAGCGTCAAGGGTGTCCGCGACATCGCATCCGGGGTAGTCGTATTGATCCTGATGGCCGCCGGCGCAACCCAACTGCTCGGCTGCGTAGTGCTGGCCGCCACGATCATTCCGATCGCCGACGCGATCATTGTGCTAGGCAACGGTGGCCGTAAGTCGATCGCACTGGGAATCCACGGCCTCACCGCCGCCGTCATGCTGCTGACTTCTGCCCTGCTGCTTATGACCTGA
- a CDS encoding oxidoreductase produces the protein MISRQAFLRGAAGALATSALFGTTKVRAEPAGGWSTLASSISGKVLLPSDANFATGKQVFNSLYNGSSPAAVVVVTSPADVQKAVAFAVANKLKIAPRGGGHSYVGASSANGTLVLDLRGLTGGVNVDPVAGTVTVPAGTNLYAVQQALAGAGRAIPTGSCPTVGAVGLTLGGGMGADSRHAGLACDALRSATVVLPSGELVTASEQDHPDLFWALRGGGGGNFGVTTSLTFNTFPTADSDVVRVDFAPTAGAQVLTGWQSWLAGADRNTWGLVDLSVNGSQGACHVLATCPAGSGAAVADAIKSAVGVAPTATEHKTLSRMELVTYLAGGSSTSSPRAFVAGSDVIGTMNSAAAQAIVGAIGKWPPEGGRASVIVDTLSGAVGDVDSAGTAFPWRQSAAVAQWYVETGSGSTSTASTWVATAHQTVKQYSVGGYVNYLEANTSASRYFGSNLARLTSVRQQLDPGRVMFSGLDF, from the coding sequence ATGATCTCTCGTCAGGCCTTCCTGCGCGGTGCCGCCGGAGCGCTGGCCACCTCGGCGCTGTTCGGGACGACGAAGGTACGGGCTGAGCCGGCCGGCGGCTGGAGCACGCTGGCGTCCTCGATCAGCGGCAAGGTGCTGCTGCCGTCCGACGCGAACTTCGCCACCGGTAAGCAGGTGTTCAACTCGCTGTATAACGGGTCCAGTCCGGCCGCGGTGGTAGTGGTGACCTCGCCGGCAGACGTCCAGAAGGCGGTCGCGTTCGCCGTGGCCAACAAGCTCAAGATCGCGCCGCGCGGCGGCGGGCATTCCTACGTCGGCGCGTCGAGCGCCAACGGCACCCTGGTGCTCGATCTGCGCGGCCTGACCGGTGGGGTGAACGTCGATCCCGTCGCGGGCACCGTCACGGTTCCGGCCGGCACGAATCTGTATGCGGTACAACAGGCTTTGGCCGGCGCGGGCCGCGCCATCCCCACCGGCAGTTGCCCGACGGTGGGCGCGGTCGGGCTGACGCTGGGCGGCGGGATGGGGGCCGACTCCCGCCACGCCGGTCTGGCTTGTGACGCGCTGCGGTCGGCGACGGTGGTGCTGCCCAGCGGAGAACTCGTCACCGCTTCCGAACAGGACCATCCCGATCTGTTCTGGGCGTTGCGCGGCGGCGGGGGCGGCAACTTCGGGGTCACGACGTCGTTGACGTTCAACACCTTTCCCACCGCCGACTCCGACGTGGTGCGCGTCGATTTCGCACCCACGGCAGGCGCGCAGGTGCTCACCGGTTGGCAGTCCTGGCTCGCCGGAGCCGACCGCAACACTTGGGGCCTGGTCGACCTGTCCGTCAACGGATCCCAGGGCGCCTGCCATGTGCTGGCCACCTGCCCGGCCGGCTCTGGCGCCGCGGTGGCCGACGCGATCAAGTCCGCGGTCGGTGTGGCGCCGACGGCGACCGAGCACAAGACCCTGAGCCGCATGGAGCTGGTGACCTATCTGGCGGGCGGCAGCTCCACGAGTTCCCCGCGCGCGTTCGTAGCCGGGTCCGATGTCATCGGCACCATGAATTCGGCTGCGGCACAAGCGATTGTCGGGGCCATCGGCAAGTGGCCGCCGGAGGGCGGGCGCGCCTCGGTGATCGTCGACACGCTCAGCGGCGCGGTCGGTGACGTCGATTCGGCCGGCACTGCGTTCCCGTGGCGCCAGTCCGCGGCCGTCGCGCAGTGGTACGTGGAGACCGGCAGCGGGTCCACCTCCACGGCGAGCACCTGGGTGGCCACCGCGCATCAAACGGTCAAGCAGTACTCGGTGGGCGGCTACGTCAACTACCTGGAGGCCAACACTTCGGCGTCGCGGTACTTCGGGTCGAACCTGGCGCGGCTGACCTCGGTGCGCCAGCAGTTGGACCCTGGTCGGGTGATGTTCTCCGGGCTCGATTTCTGA
- a CDS encoding TetR family transcriptional regulator — protein MLAMLKSTMVNSDRRERERAARRQLIIGTARKLAETEGWDAVTTRRLSTEIEYSQPVLYKHFAGMERIAEAVALDGFAELAAVCAAAGSGGGSGSEALTRIARAYLDFARDNPAVYDAMFTRATTLRFAADDTPPQLEAAFAGLRQAVSAAANHSDADTAAEVFWAALHGLVTLNRTGRLRAGFDSERLALLVEQFTGG, from the coding sequence ATGCTAGCGATGCTAAAGTCAACTATGGTCAATTCAGATCGGCGCGAACGCGAGCGGGCCGCCCGCCGACAGCTGATCATCGGCACCGCCCGCAAGTTGGCCGAAACCGAGGGCTGGGATGCCGTCACCACACGGCGGTTGTCCACCGAGATCGAGTACAGCCAACCCGTGCTGTACAAGCACTTTGCCGGCATGGAGCGAATCGCTGAGGCGGTTGCGCTCGACGGCTTCGCCGAACTCGCCGCGGTGTGTGCCGCCGCAGGCTCAGGCGGTGGTAGCGGCAGCGAAGCTTTGACGCGAATTGCCCGCGCCTATCTGGATTTCGCCCGCGACAACCCGGCCGTGTACGACGCCATGTTCACCCGCGCCACCACTCTGCGTTTCGCCGCGGACGACACGCCACCTCAGCTGGAGGCGGCTTTCGCCGGGCTCCGTCAAGCGGTGAGCGCGGCGGCCAACCATAGCGACGCCGACACTGCGGCCGAAGTATTCTGGGCGGCGCTGCACGGACTCGTCACCCTCAACCGGACCGGACGGCTACGCGCGGGATTCGACTCGGAACGTCTTGCACTGCTCGTCGAACAGTTCACCGGTGGCTGA
- a CDS encoding putative methyltransferase gives MSAVTRSRHDRSLSFGSAAAAYERGRPTYPPEAIDWLLPAGARKVLDLGAGTGKLTTRLVERGLDVVAVDPVPEMLEVLRSSLPKTVALLGTAEEIPLQDNSVDAVLVAQAWHWVDPTRAVPEVARVLRPGGRLGLVWNTRDERLGWVRELGDIIGRDADPVNNLVTLPEPFTDLERHQVEWTNYLTPQALIDLVASRTYCITSPTEVRAKTLDRVRELLATHPALANSAGLALPYVTVCVRATLS, from the coding sequence GTGTCCGCGGTGACCCGCTCCCGGCATGATCGCTCGCTGTCGTTCGGTTCGGCGGCCGCCGCCTACGAGCGGGGCCGCCCGACCTACCCGCCCGAGGCGATCGACTGGTTGCTGCCGGCCGGGGCGCGCAAGGTGCTCGACCTGGGTGCGGGGACGGGCAAGCTGACCACCCGCCTGGTCGAACGCGGCCTGGACGTGGTGGCCGTGGACCCGGTGCCGGAGATGCTCGAGGTGCTCAGGTCTTCGCTGCCCAAGACGGTGGCCCTGCTGGGTACCGCGGAAGAGATTCCGTTGCAGGACAACAGCGTCGATGCGGTGCTGGTCGCCCAAGCGTGGCACTGGGTCGACCCGACCCGTGCGGTGCCGGAGGTGGCGCGGGTGTTACGGCCCGGCGGGCGGCTGGGCCTGGTGTGGAACACCCGCGACGAGCGGCTGGGCTGGGTACGCGAGCTGGGCGACATCATCGGGCGGGACGCCGACCCGGTGAACAACCTGGTGACCCTGCCCGAGCCGTTCACCGACCTGGAGCGCCATCAGGTGGAGTGGACGAATTACCTTACGCCGCAAGCGCTTATCGATCTGGTAGCGTCACGCACCTACTGCATCACCTCACCGACCGAGGTGCGCGCCAAGACGCTGGACCGGGTCCGCGAACTGCTGGCCACCCACCCGGCGCTGGCGAACTCCGCCGGATTGGCGCTGCCGTACGTGACGGTCTGCGTACGGGCGACGTTGTCCTGA